The nucleotide window TTCGGGACAATGGCATCGGCATGACTCGGGAGGAAATTGTCGAGTATATCGGAACTATCGCCAGATCCGGCACGAGAGAATTTCTTTCCGCGGCCGGAAAGGGAGACGGGAAGAGCGACTCTCCTTCCATGCAGGAGAGGCTTATCGGGCAGTTTGGGGTCGGTTTTTATTCCGTTTTTATGGTGGCGGATCGGGTGGAACTGACGTCAAGACGGCTGGGGACGACGGAAACCTGGCGTTTCGAGTCCGCGGGAGACGGGTCCTACACTCTTGAAGAGGCGGAGCTGCCGGAGTGCGGAACCTGGGTGAAGCTCTATCTTCGCGAGCCGGGAGAGGATGAGCAGGACTACGTCGACGAGTGGACCCTTCGCGAGATCGTCAGAAAGTACTCCGACTTTATCGGTTATCCCATTATAATGAACTGTTCCAAATGGAAGGACAATGTTGAGACCGTCGAGGACGAGGTGATCAACTCCCGTAAGGCGATCTGGAGCAGACCTGAGGGAGAGGTGTCGGAGACGGAATACAGCGAGTTCTACCGTCACCTCACCCACGACTGGCAGGAGCCTTTGACGCGGATTGTTCTCAATGCCGAAGGATCTGTCAGCTTCAGGGGGTTGCTCTTTGTTCCGTCCCGGGCGCCTTTCGAGCTCTTCATGAACGAACGGGCCGGAGGAGTGAGCCTCTACATCGGACGGGTTTTTATCATGAACGACTGTAAAGACCTGATTCCGGAGTATCTGAGATTTGTTCGGGGAGTGGTGGATTCCGAAGACCTGCCCCTCAACATCTCCCGTGAAATTTTGCAGGAAGACCCCCGTGTTCGCGTAATACGCCGCAGTGTGCTGCGTAAGATCTTTGCCAGCCTCCGAAAAATGCTGGAGAACGACCGGGAAAAATATGAAAAATTCTGGGCCGCTTTCGGACGACTTTTGAAGGAAGGCGTCATACAGGACAGGGAAAACGCCCGAACAATATTGGAAATTTCCCTGTTCCGCTCCACCGGTCTCCAGGGCTCCGGCTCCGACGAAGCCGGTTCCGGCGGCGGCTGGACGACGCTGAACGAGTATCTGAGTCGAATGAAACCCGGTCAGGGGGGCATCTATTACCTTGTGGGCCGTGACGCCTCCGCTCTCAAAAATTCACCGAAACTGGAGGCTTTTGCGGAGAAGGGATATGAAGTTCTGCTGCTGACGGATCCTGTGGATGAGATTATTATGAACCAGAACTCCGAATACGAGGAGAAGAAATTTCTCGACGTGGGGTCCGCCGAAGTTCATGCCGCTGCCGAAGAGGAGCGCAAAGAAGCTGAAAAGAAACTGGAGGGGCTGCAAAAGGCCTTCGAGCCGCTGAAAAATAAGATTATGGCTGTTTTTCCCGAAACATTGAGCGACGTTCGACTTTCAACTCGCATGACGTCCTCTCCGGCCTGTCTTGTGGGGGACAGAAACGCGCTGTCTCTGCAAATGGAACACATGATGCGCGCAATGGGGCAGGAAGTCCCGGTTGTGAAGCGAATTTTCGAACTCAATCCGTCTCATCCCGTCGTGAAAAGCCTGATCGCTCTGGCGGAGGCGGGGGATGCCAGGACGGAGGATTTTGTTTCAGTCCTCTATGATCAGGCCCTGCTTTTGGATGGAGGAACGCTCTCCGACCCGGGAGACTTCGCGAATCGCCTGTCTCGAATCATGAACATGGCGCTGGAGGAATCTGCCAATAAGCGATAATTTAAAGCGAGAAATAGAGAAAAGCTGTACAATACGTAAATCAATGCAGAATTTCCTGTTAGGGGGGCGAAAATCATAGCGGGCCGAAAGAAAACGAAAAAGGAAGAAGTTCCGGCAGAGGAAAAATTCGTTCCCAAATATGATGTTATGTCCAAACAGCGTTACGTCGACACCACGTCGCAGAAGACGGATTTCGACAAGGTTCTTGACGAATTGAGCTCCATCAGTCAGGAAAAACTTTCCTGGGATATATTGCGTATGACCCAGAAGCACTTTGGCGACGCGGATGAAGATAACGCGCGCAAGTTGGACGCTTTTTTGGGATCTTTCATTGTCAACGCGGCGCTGGAGCTCTACGACAGAGGCCTTGGAGAATTTGCCCACCGGCGGCTGGAGCAGGCCAAAGCGATTTTAGAGGCCAAGCACAAGCTGGGGCAGGAGGTAGCCGAAATACGTTCTTCAGCGGAAGAAGAGGCTTTCGACGTTTCCGATCTCCTGGGGTTGGACGGAGGAGAAGCTCAGCAATAATTCTGACTTCGGAACCGGAATGCAGGGCTGCAGAAGTATGAGAAATGTCGGCAGCCCGCTGTAAAGTTGTTTTATCATGGGGTTTTGATTTGGAACAGGCAGTGAGCCGCGCCGGTGTTTCGAAGCGTCATAATACCTGAGAGGAAGAAGTGTTGATTGATGACTGATTCATTATCCTGGGACGGCGGAGAAGTTTCACAGAATGATGAACAGGCATTTGAAAAATGTCGTCAGGCGGCGGAAGAGGGATATGCCGTCGCACAGTTCCTTTTGGGCCGATTCTATCAGAAGGGTGAGGTCGTCTCTCAAAATGAGGAGCTGGCCGCGGAATG belongs to Synergistaceae bacterium and includes:
- the htpG gene encoding molecular chaperone HtpG; this encodes MSQEKHFFQSEAAELLKMMIHSVYSNREIFLRELISNASDALDKRRIEVLSNSEEYGEYEPEIRVVRDKEKRTLTVRDNGIGMTREEIVEYIGTIARSGTREFLSAAGKGDGKSDSPSMQERLIGQFGVGFYSVFMVADRVELTSRRLGTTETWRFESAGDGSYTLEEAELPECGTWVKLYLREPGEDEQDYVDEWTLREIVRKYSDFIGYPIIMNCSKWKDNVETVEDEVINSRKAIWSRPEGEVSETEYSEFYRHLTHDWQEPLTRIVLNAEGSVSFRGLLFVPSRAPFELFMNERAGGVSLYIGRVFIMNDCKDLIPEYLRFVRGVVDSEDLPLNISREILQEDPRVRVIRRSVLRKIFASLRKMLENDREKYEKFWAAFGRLLKEGVIQDRENARTILEISLFRSTGLQGSGSDEAGSGGGWTTLNEYLSRMKPGQGGIYYLVGRDASALKNSPKLEAFAEKGYEVLLLTDPVDEIIMNQNSEYEEKKFLDVGSAEVHAAAEEERKEAEKKLEGLQKAFEPLKNKIMAVFPETLSDVRLSTRMTSSPACLVGDRNALSLQMEHMMRAMGQEVPVVKRIFELNPSHPVVKSLIALAEAGDARTEDFVSVLYDQALLLDGGTLSDPGDFANRLSRIMNMALEESANKR